Proteins from one Deinococcus actinosclerus genomic window:
- a CDS encoding nicotinate phosphoribosyltransferase, producing MTTPLNDRNIILDTDSYKSSHFLQYPKGTTRLFSYLESRGGKYPQTRFFGLQYILDRYLTTRVTAEMVEEARALIEAHGEPFPYEGWMRVVNIHGGRLPLEVRAVPEGTLVPIHNVLLSCTNTDPELPWLVGWFETMLMRVWYPTTVATQSWHIREIIRAALEKTSDRAAEELPFKLHDFGSRGVSSRESAGIGGLAHLINFQGSDTLEALRVARNHYGADIAAFSIPAAEHSTITSWGKEHEVDAYRNMITQFSRPGSIYAVVSDSYDLKNAINTLWGEELKAEVIASGGTLVVRPDSGEPPAMVRLAVNALAAKYGTTTNSKGYKVLNHVRVIQGDGIDEDTIRQILGNLDVDGYSAENVSFGMGGALLQKVDRDTQRFAYKASAGQIDGAYRGIYKDPVTDPGKRSKDGVLDLVQEGGRMVTKAYKTFDTDFPGSLMRTVYRDGELLVRDTLDTIRGRG from the coding sequence ATGACCACTCCCCTGAACGACCGCAACATCATCCTCGACACCGACAGCTACAAGAGCAGCCACTTCCTGCAGTACCCGAAAGGCACCACCCGCCTCTTTTCCTACCTGGAAAGTCGCGGCGGCAAGTATCCCCAGACGCGCTTCTTCGGACTCCAGTACATCCTCGACCGCTACCTGACCACCCGCGTCACCGCCGAGATGGTCGAGGAAGCCCGCGCCCTGATCGAAGCGCATGGCGAGCCCTTCCCCTATGAGGGCTGGATGCGCGTCGTGAACATCCACGGCGGCCGCCTGCCCCTGGAAGTCCGTGCCGTCCCGGAAGGCACACTGGTGCCCATCCACAACGTCCTCCTGAGCTGCACGAACACCGACCCCGAGCTGCCCTGGCTGGTCGGCTGGTTCGAGACGATGCTCATGCGCGTCTGGTACCCCACCACCGTCGCCACGCAGAGCTGGCACATCCGCGAGATCATCCGCGCCGCCCTTGAAAAGACCAGCGACCGCGCCGCCGAGGAACTCCCGTTCAAACTGCACGACTTCGGGTCCAGGGGCGTCAGCAGCCGCGAGAGCGCGGGCATCGGCGGCCTCGCCCACCTCATCAACTTCCAGGGCAGCGATACCCTCGAAGCCCTGCGGGTCGCCCGGAACCACTACGGCGCCGACATCGCCGCGTTTTCCATCCCCGCCGCCGAGCACAGCACCATCACGTCCTGGGGCAAGGAACACGAGGTCGACGCGTACCGCAATATGATCACGCAGTTCAGCCGCCCCGGCAGCATCTACGCCGTCGTCAGCGACAGCTACGACCTCAAGAACGCCATCAACACCCTCTGGGGCGAGGAGCTCAAGGCCGAAGTCATCGCCTCGGGCGGCACCCTGGTCGTCCGGCCCGACAGCGGCGAACCACCCGCCATGGTCCGCCTCGCCGTGAACGCCCTGGCCGCCAAGTACGGCACCACCACCAACAGCAAGGGCTACAAGGTCCTCAACCACGTCCGCGTCATCCAGGGCGACGGCATCGACGAGGACACCATCCGCCAGATCCTCGGGAACCTCGACGTGGACGGCTACAGCGCCGAGAACGTCTCATTCGGCATGGGCGGCGCCCTCCTCCAGAAAGTCGACCGCGACACCCAGCGCTTCGCGTACAAGGCCAGCGCCGGCCAGATCGACGGCGCGTACCGCGGCATCTACAAAGACCCCGTCACCGACCCCGGCAAACGCAGCAAGGACGGCGTCCTCGACCTCGTGCAGGAAGGCGGGCGCATGGTCACCAAGGCCTATAAGACCTTCGACACCGACTTCCCCGGCAGCCTCATGCGCACCGTGTACAGAGACGGCGAACTGCTCGTCCGCGACACGCTGGACACCATCCGGGGGCGCGGGTAA